A genomic window from bacterium BMS3Abin08 includes:
- a CDS encoding transposase DDE domain protein produces the protein MISRETIRDLEDKGIEYILGARMRRQKEVKEEVPGRAGRYKEVYAKGTHSKSPSPLKVKEVMVRGKRYIVCYNEDQAKKDAADRENIIASLKDKLKQGQKSIVGNKGYRRYLKSAGETFRIDKDKIKEESRYDGKWVLTTNTGLTAEDVALQYKQLWMVEQIFRSMKSILSTRPIYHKCDETIRGHVFCSFLSLLLIKELQERLDKKGWQVEWADLINDLEKVKEVRIITENKEVTLRTELKGDAGKAFQAVGVAVPPTVRVKINEEHTVDS, from the coding sequence ATGATAAGCAGGGAGACGATCAGGGATTTGGAAGACAAAGGGATAGAGTATATACTTGGGGCAAGGATGCGGAGGCAGAAGGAGGTAAAAGAAGAAGTACCGGGTCGAGCCGGCCGATACAAAGAGGTGTATGCAAAGGGGACGCACAGCAAGTCGCCGTCACCGCTGAAGGTTAAAGAAGTCATGGTAAGAGGTAAGAGATATATTGTCTGTTACAATGAGGATCAGGCAAAGAAGGACGCTGCTGACAGAGAGAATATAATAGCCTCTCTGAAGGATAAGTTAAAACAGGGTCAGAAGAGCATAGTCGGCAATAAGGGATACCGGAGATATCTGAAGTCGGCAGGGGAGACGTTCAGGATTGATAAAGACAAGATAAAGGAAGAATCACGATACGATGGCAAATGGGTATTGACTACAAACACGGGGTTAACAGCCGAGGATGTAGCGTTACAGTACAAGCAGTTATGGATGGTAGAACAGATATTCCGGTCGATGAAATCAATACTCTCAACCCGTCCCATATATCATAAGTGTGATGAGACGATACGAGGTCATGTGTTCTGCAGTTTCTTGTCTCTTCTGTTAATAAAGGAATTACAGGAGCGGCTTGACAAGAAAGGATGGCAGGTAGAGTGGGCAGACCTCATTAATGATCTTGAAAAAGTAAAAGAGGTCAGGATAATAACAGAGAACAAAGAAGTTACTCTGAGGACAGAACTCAAGGGTGATGCAGGTAAAGCGTTTCAGGCTGTAGGGGTAGCCGTTCCTCCAACTGTGAGGGTGAAGATAAATGAAGAGCATACAGTTGACTCTTAG